One Fusobacterium nucleatum genomic window carries:
- a CDS encoding glutamate:sodium symporter: MTSKIFMDLLNSLGLLGLFLILGTFLRAKIKFFQTTFIPASVIGGFLLLILGPICLNVIKIPEEWLKIFSLIPGILIVPIVASVPLGLKSSSEKKSMKNILPLAFIGIAIAMLQFGFGFSAQYIFPNYDFYKTFGWELGIGFVGGHGTAGLLGNMLQSANLDFWEIAQGVATTTATFGLVGGILIGMLLINIASRKNFTAILKKPGDIPESFKIGFVKDIENQPKLGRETTLTSSVDTLAFHAAIIFGVCLISSQLQSFIKVHKIPVLDQISIWAYAMIIMFIVWKIFGKLKIDFLIDSNIKSRISGSLTEFAVTAAIASLPIKAVFTYLVPILFIVIVGFIITTLFLFYMCKFFIKDYWFEHMIATFGMATGVFLTGILLLRICDPDFKSPVLANYSLSYTITSIVYFVFLNVILTLLLTKGLFFGMSFTFIVGILFTLAAIISSKILLKDK; the protein is encoded by the coding sequence ATGACTAGTAAAATTTTTATGGATTTATTAAATTCTTTAGGATTATTAGGCTTATTTCTAATTTTAGGAACTTTTTTAAGAGCTAAAATAAAATTTTTCCAGACTACTTTTATTCCTGCATCAGTAATAGGTGGCTTTTTACTTCTTATATTAGGTCCTATTTGTCTTAATGTAATAAAAATTCCAGAAGAATGGTTAAAAATATTTTCTTTAATACCAGGGATTTTGATTGTTCCAATAGTTGCTTCTGTTCCTCTTGGATTAAAAAGTTCATCTGAAAAAAAATCTATGAAAAATATTTTACCTTTAGCTTTTATTGGAATTGCTATTGCTATGTTACAATTTGGATTTGGTTTTTCTGCACAATATATTTTCCCAAACTATGATTTCTACAAAACTTTTGGTTGGGAATTAGGAATTGGATTTGTTGGTGGACATGGAACAGCTGGTTTATTAGGAAATATGTTACAAAGTGCCAATTTAGATTTTTGGGAAATAGCACAAGGTGTAGCTACTACTACTGCAACTTTTGGTTTGGTAGGAGGAATTTTAATTGGGATGCTTTTAATTAATATTGCTTCAAGAAAAAATTTTACAGCTATTCTTAAAAAACCAGGAGATATTCCTGAAAGTTTTAAAATAGGCTTTGTAAAAGATATTGAAAATCAACCTAAACTTGGAAGAGAAACTACTCTAACATCATCAGTTGATACTTTGGCATTCCATGCTGCAATTATTTTTGGAGTTTGTTTAATTTCGTCTCAACTACAAAGTTTTATAAAGGTACATAAGATACCTGTGCTTGATCAAATTTCTATCTGGGCTTATGCTATGATTATAATGTTTATAGTTTGGAAAATATTTGGAAAATTAAAAATAGATTTTTTAATAGATAGTAATATAAAATCAAGAATCTCTGGAAGTCTTACAGAATTTGCAGTTACAGCTGCTATTGCTAGTTTACCTATAAAAGCTGTATTCACTTATCTAGTTCCAATTTTATTTATAGTTATTGTTGGTTTCATTATTACAACTTTATTCTTATTTTATATGTGTAAATTTTTTATAAAAGACTATTGGTTTGAACATATGATTGCTACTTTTGGTATGGCTACTGGTGTATTTTTAACTGGAATACTTCTATTAAGAATATGTGATCCTGATTTTAAAAGTCCTGTTTTAGCAAATTATTCTCTTTCATACACTATCACAAGTATAGTTTATTTTGTATTTTTAAATGTAATCTTGACTCTTTTATTAACTAAAGGACTTTTCTTTGGAATGAGTTTTACATTTATTGTAGGAATTCTATTTACTCTTGCTGCTATAATTTCTAGTAAAATTTTATTAAAAGATAAATAA
- a CDS encoding cupin domain-containing protein, with the protein MKKILLFTLFIGICMSGVASTKEKNPNLLKQVYKKEELITLDKQNVAGGNGTLHGKFAFTRDMATEDEAIKEIGWMTLNKGESIGVHPHKNNEDTYIIVSGEGIFTDGSGKETVVRAGDVTIARPNQSHGLRNEKDEPLVFLDIIAQNHALKAEK; encoded by the coding sequence ATGAAAAAAATACTATTGTTTACATTATTTATAGGAATTTGTATGAGTGGAGTAGCAAGTACAAAAGAAAAAAATCCAAATCTTTTAAAACAAGTATATAAAAAGGAAGAATTGATAACATTGGACAAACAAAATGTAGCAGGAGGAAATGGAACTTTACATGGAAAATTTGCTTTTACAAGAGATATGGCTACTGAAGATGAAGCTATCAAAGAAATAGGATGGATGACACTAAATAAGGGTGAATCTATTGGAGTGCATCCTCATAAAAATAATGAGGACACTTATATTATTGTTTCTGGAGAAGGAATCTTTACAGATGGTTCTGGAAAAGAAACAGTGGTTAGAGCTGGAGATGTAACTATTGCAAGACCAAATCAATCTCATGGACTTCGTAATGAAAAAGATGAACCACTTGTATTTTTAGATATTATTGCTCAAAATCATGCTTTAAAAGCAGAAAAATAA
- a CDS encoding amidohydrolase codes for MEVIMDFKEVEKIIDKYIDEIIDFRRDIHSHPELSGNEKRTSEKVIEKLNKLPVEIITNVNGYGVIANLKGNTNKKTILLRGDMDALPINEINNLPFISKNKNIMHACGHDMHTSILLGTSFVLSHFKDKLNGNVKFMFQPSEEASPIGGSKGMISEGLLENPKVDEAYALHVFGISTGSVAIKPGVATSRSDRIDIEIFGKSSHASIPSEGRDAIVVAGNIITGIQSIISRNMPPNQTAVITIGKMEGGSRYNVLADYVKLEGTVRTFSTENADMIRERLQKLVEDIASAYGCSAKLNYQNGYDFVYNDPDLSEAAIKSLNEILGKENVLVQSNPLPAGEDFSFVTKRVPSVFMWLGTESDFNKGKCTLHSPEFIADETSLKIGIKTFCKLVFDRLN; via the coding sequence ATGGAGGTTATTATGGATTTTAAAGAAGTAGAAAAAATAATTGATAAATATATTGATGAAATTATTGATTTTAGAAGAGATATTCATTCTCATCCTGAATTAAGTGGTAATGAAAAAAGAACTTCTGAAAAAGTTATTGAAAAACTAAATAAACTTCCTGTTGAAATAATAACAAATGTAAATGGATATGGAGTTATTGCAAATCTAAAAGGAAATACTAACAAAAAAACTATCCTATTAAGAGGAGATATGGATGCTCTCCCTATAAATGAAATAAATAATTTACCTTTTATTTCAAAAAATAAAAATATTATGCATGCTTGTGGTCATGATATGCACACCTCCATATTACTAGGAACTTCTTTTGTATTATCACATTTTAAAGATAAACTGAATGGAAATGTAAAATTCATGTTCCAACCTAGTGAAGAAGCTTCCCCTATTGGAGGTTCAAAAGGAATGATATCAGAAGGATTACTTGAAAATCCGAAAGTTGATGAAGCTTATGCTTTACATGTTTTTGGAATTTCAACGGGAAGTGTAGCTATAAAACCAGGGGTTGCAACTTCAAGATCAGATAGAATTGATATTGAAATTTTTGGTAAAAGTAGTCATGCTTCTATACCATCAGAAGGAAGAGATGCAATAGTGGTAGCTGGAAATATTATTACAGGTATACAAAGTATAATAAGTAGAAATATGCCTCCTAATCAAACAGCAGTTATTACAATTGGAAAAATGGAAGGTGGTAGTAGATACAATGTACTAGCTGACTATGTAAAACTTGAAGGAACAGTTCGTACATTCTCTACTGAAAATGCTGATATGATAAGAGAAAGGCTTCAAAAACTAGTTGAAGATATAGCTAGTGCATATGGTTGTAGTGCTAAACTTAATTATCAAAATGGTTATGATTTTGTATATAATGACCCTGACTTATCAGAAGCAGCTATAAAATCTTTAAATGAAATTTTAGGAAAGGAAAATGTTCTTGTTCAATCCAATCCTTTACCTGCTGGTGAAGATTTTTCTTTTGTTACTAAAAGAGTTCCTTCAGTCTTTATGTGGTTAGGAACTGAAAGTGATTTTAATAAAGGAAAATGTACTCTACATAGTCCTGAATTTATAGCAGATGAAACTTCATTAAAAATAGGAATAAAAACTTTTTGTAAATTAGTTTTTGATAGATTAAATTAA